In Quadrisphaera sp. DSM 44207, one DNA window encodes the following:
- a CDS encoding type II toxin-antitoxin system VapB family antitoxin, which produces MIFARVGEGRPYPDHGVTASREWAAIPPRQVRLDELVTTKRQLDLATLLSEDSTFYGDLFAHVVQWRGALYLEDGLHRALRAALQQRSVLHARVLVLQD; this is translated from the coding sequence ATGATCTTCGCTCGGGTCGGGGAGGGCCGGCCGTACCCCGACCACGGCGTGACGGCGTCCCGCGAGTGGGCCGCCATCCCTCCGCGCCAGGTGCGCCTCGACGAGCTGGTCACGACGAAGCGCCAGCTCGACCTCGCGACGCTGCTGTCGGAGGACTCCACCTTCTACGGCGACCTGTTCGCCCACGTGGTGCAGTGGCGGGGCGCGCTCTACCTCGAGGACGGCCTGCACCGGGCGCTGCGCGCGGCCCTGCAGCAGCGCAGCGTGCTGCACGCGCGCGTGCTCGTGCTGCAGGACTGA
- a CDS encoding VOC family protein: MTTTPGTAGTPIAHPTGIHHVRLSVTDVVRSKDFYRTVFGAEPVVDETGALSDPAAVDDPERLYGGCVFACGQQRLGLRPVAAAPGETFQATRVGLDHVSFAVGSREELVTAAARLAEAGIPHGEVTELPAHAIVILSLQDPDDINLELTAPLEP; this comes from the coding sequence GTGACCACGACCCCCGGGACCGCCGGCACGCCCATCGCCCACCCCACCGGCATCCACCACGTGCGGCTGTCGGTGACCGACGTCGTGCGCTCCAAGGACTTCTACCGCACGGTGTTCGGCGCCGAGCCCGTCGTGGACGAGACCGGCGCGCTCAGCGACCCCGCGGCCGTGGACGACCCCGAGCGCCTGTACGGCGGGTGCGTGTTCGCCTGCGGCCAGCAGCGGCTGGGGCTGCGCCCGGTCGCCGCGGCACCGGGCGAGACCTTCCAGGCCACTCGCGTCGGCCTGGACCACGTCAGCTTCGCCGTCGGCTCCCGCGAGGAGCTGGTGACCGCCGCCGCGCGACTGGCGGAGGCCGGCATCCCGCACGGGGAGGTCACGGAGCTGCCCGCGCACGCCATCGTGATCCTGTCGCTGCAGGACCCCGACGACATCAACCTCGAGCTCACCGCCCCGCTGGAGCCCTGA